The Curtobacterium poinsettiae DNA segment GGCGGTCGAGCGACAGGTTGCACGGCGTGATCTCGTTCCACGAGGACGCGATGCCGATCTGCGGCTTGCTCCAGTCCTCGTCTCCCATACCGACGGCCCGCAGCATCCCACGCGAGGTGGTTGCTTCGATCCCGTCGGTGACGACCCGGCTGCGCGGCTTGACGTCGATATCAGGCATGGGATGAGTCTAGGACGCTTTGGGATACCAGCTGTGCACCCCCGTGCATTCTCATGCCCCGGGCCCGCGATCAGCGCGTCGCGCGGAGCCTCGCCAGCTGCTTGAGCACCCCGGTCAGGGCCGCCGGGTCGGCGATGCGGTAGCCGGCACGGGTCTCCCCGGGTCCGACCTTCACCCCGACGTCGCCGTCGCCGAGCACGCGGAACGCGTCCTCGTCGGTGACGTCGTCGCCGGCGAAGAACACCGCGTCGGCACCGTGCAGCTCGCGGAGCCGGGCGATCGCGTCGCCCTTCGTGACGTGGCGCACCGCGAACTCGACGATGTCCTTGCCACCGCGCTCGAGCACCTCCGGGTCGGCCTCGTGCGCCGCACGGCTCGCCGCCGCGTTCGCCTCGGCTGCGACCTCGGCGGAGACGCGGCGCGTGTGCACCCCGTGCCCGGCGGGCTTGTGCTCGATGACGACGCCCGGGAACCGTTCGCCGACCGCGTCGAGCGCAGCGCCGATCCGTGCCACACGACCGACCTCGTCATCGGACAGCGCGGCCTCGTCGTGGCCGTCCACGCGCCACTCGACACCGTGCGAGCCGACGAGCGCCATGTCCTCGGGTGCGTGGGTGACCGCGGCGAGGCTGCCGAGGGGACGCCCGGACACGAGCACCACCTCGGTGTCCTTCGCACGGTGCAGGGTCAGGACCGCGGCCCACGAGCCCGGCAGCGCACCGACCTGCGAGGGGTCGTCGGCGAAGGGGGCCAACGTGCCGTCGAAGTCGAGGGCGACGATCAGTCGCGGCGAAGCCGCGAGCGTCTCGAGGGCCGCGTCGATGGCGGTCTGGTCGGTGGTGGTCTCAGTCATCACGTGCCTCCCGGGTGTCCTCGGCAGCACGCGCGGACTGGGCGTCCTGGTCGAAGATCGACATGTTGTCGGTCTGTGCCTCGCGGTGCTGCTCGCGCGGGTCGGCGGCGGACGGGTCGATCTGGGCGTTCCGCGGTGCGTGGCGGTCGAGCGCCTCGAGGAACGAGCGCGACCAGCGGGCCACGTCGTTGTCGCGGACCCGCTTGCGGAGCGCGCGCATGCGCGTCGACCGCTCGCGACGCGGCATCTGGATCGCGCGCTCGATCG contains these protein-coding regions:
- the otsB gene encoding trehalose-phosphatase; translated protein: MTETTTDQTAIDAALETLAASPRLIVALDFDGTLAPFADDPSQVGALPGSWAAVLTLHRAKDTEVVLVSGRPLGSLAAVTHAPEDMALVGSHGVEWRVDGHDEAALSDDEVGRVARIGAALDAVGERFPGVVIEHKPAGHGVHTRRVSAEVAAEANAAASRAAHEADPEVLERGGKDIVEFAVRHVTKGDAIARLRELHGADAVFFAGDDVTDEDAFRVLGDGDVGVKVGPGETRAGYRIADPAALTGVLKQLARLRATR